The region GGTCATGGCTTTGGAGTTCGCCGCTAATGCTTGATTTTAGAATTGGAAAACATAGCCATTAATTTGATATCCACAGAGCCTTATATTCACATGGGCAGAACAAATCGTCCTGCTATAAAGTACGGGATTTCTCGGGGTGAGGGGTGCATAGTGAATTCCCGTCGACATTGCGGCTTTGCAGCTTTTAAAACGGCCATAGCCCGCTCAAGAAAAAGCGCGATAACCAGCCAAGCACATTGGAATCAGCCACCGCTCCGGTACCGCCATATTCAATTCGCGCATCGGCAACTTTAGTCGAAGGAATAGTATTATCCGGGAAGATGTCGGTCGGACGCACGATGCCAGAAAGACGCACATATTCTTCACCCTGATTCAAGGCCAGCCATTTTTCCCCGCGCACCATCAAATTTCCATTCGCTAACACTTCCGCCACCGTGACTGTTACGCTCCCGGAAAGTTTGTTACTTTGCTGACTGGCTCCTTTCCCGGCGAAGCTCTGCTCGGAGCCTAAATCAAATCCCAGATTAAGATTGCCAGCCGCAAGCGGCAGTCCTTTCGGGGCGTAGGCATCGACCGCTCGCCCTAAAATGGTCGGGTTGGTGATGGAAGTTTTGTTGCTTTTATCGGCGCTGGTGTTTGCTGATTTCGATGCATTGGTAGTTTCGGTGAGGATAATCGTCAGGGTGTCGCCAACTCGATGCGCACGGTTATCTTGAAACAGCATAATCGCTCCTCCAGCCTGATAGATGGCACCGATATTCATGCCTACCCTGGAGGTGTTAGCAGGAGGCTCGGGATAAACTGGCGCAAAACGAGGGTCGCGTGGCAACCCGCCAGCGGCGCAACCACCGAGTAGCACCACCGACAAGACGAACATTATCTGGACGTGCCGTGGTGTCTGCCCATTAATGGTAACTGACCAGTACGATTTGGATGACATGGCTCGCGTTTTCCTGATAGAGATATTACTTAACGTGAACTCGACGTAAGGAATCGAGTTTTTTAAATTCACATCACAATTTATTGACATCTACCTGGGAAGGCTCAATCAAAATGAAGGTAAAACCTTAAGTTAAGGGATACAACCGTTTATCATACCGCTTACATCGAGTTCACGTTTCGATAGTATCCAAACGCAGGTTATGATTCCAAAATTTAACCGATAACTGCATCATTCGCGTTGAGTGTTATTTTTAATCACAAGACAGACAACTCCACGATTTTTTAGCATGGAGCACATTTTCTGCGCGGTAGCTTCGTCGGGAATGGGTGGTAGACGTAAACGGAAATACTCTCCAGATTCACTTATGGTAATTATTGGTGGATAATTCTTTAATAAATTTCGGTGCTGTGAAACCAATTTTTTTCGATATAATTTTATCTCTGCTAAATCATGTTGCGCAATAAGCTGAATTTGCCAATTTGAAAAAGGTACCGTTTGTGCCTTTTTCATGACGAAACAGTTAGCGTTGCTTCGGGCCTGTAAGTTTTCGCACCAATTTTGGGCGATTTTTTCATTTGGCATGGGTTTCAAGTGTAGATAAAAATATCCGCTAGCCTCGTCCAGGCTGATTAGCGGTTCTGTTTCTTGC is a window of Gammaproteobacteria bacterium DNA encoding:
- the flgH gene encoding Flagellar L-ring protein → MSSKSYWSVTINGQTPRHVQIMFVLSVVLLGGCAAGGLPRDPRFAPVYPEPPANTSRVGMNIGAIYQAGGAIMLFQDNRAHRVGDTLTIILTETTNASKSANTSADKSNKTSITNPTILGRAVDAYAPKGLPLAAGNLNLGFDLGSEQSFAGKGASQQSNKLSGSVTVTVAEVLANGNLMVRGEKWLALNQGEEYVRLSGIVRPTDIFPDNTIPSTKVADARIEYGGTGAVADSNVLGWLSRFFLSGLWPF